A window of Leptospira hartskeerlii contains these coding sequences:
- a CDS encoding discoidin domain-containing protein translates to MFTKYSTLLLGALFFFHCGKKLPVSMITATSMDSGLPFEILDGKKWRPEEGAKFVKLHFYPDETFLLSKIEIESCNGDFSDPITAYINFDEYSQDLSTGSTAAVSFDAPKSTRSVTFNFHRNTNLCVQKVNFYDDKGSKMKWKGPKVVEASVTASETAKPNLSYDVMNLFDSRYEYAWASDKKGPGVVLDFDFKETQKIKSIKIWNGYQRSDRHCQTNGRLKTATITGDNGFEEKIEVGDIMGPQTIQFSKTFEGKKLKLKVDSIYTGKDYKGLVISEIRFSDGDDWILPNPMEQVKKIAKNNFFQFTAANVDNVLNWSYVGGEYTGDIPTSANVSVEQPAQPAEAPADGTTGEEQTPESGLISSNWTLRLRSDGSLFFEGNTTEADGSGQINKSFFALGNYEVKEAKPDGLKLRIFGLVRKMSQREYNEDYYGGDCNGCGRDCNNSEDSENGEKIFQEQILLRKSGNKLFIKNENPGKVFQFATLELVQE, encoded by the coding sequence ATGTTCACTAAATATTCGACTCTATTATTAGGAGCATTGTTCTTTTTTCACTGCGGTAAAAAATTGCCTGTTTCCATGATCACAGCCACTTCCATGGATAGTGGGCTTCCATTCGAGATCTTGGACGGAAAAAAATGGAGACCGGAAGAAGGTGCCAAATTCGTTAAACTTCATTTTTATCCGGACGAGACCTTCTTATTATCAAAAATAGAAATAGAATCCTGCAATGGAGACTTTTCGGATCCTATTACTGCCTATATTAATTTTGATGAATATAGTCAGGATTTGTCCACCGGATCGACTGCTGCCGTATCCTTCGATGCACCTAAAAGCACTCGTTCAGTCACTTTTAACTTTCATAGAAATACAAATCTATGCGTGCAAAAAGTAAACTTTTACGACGACAAAGGTTCCAAAATGAAATGGAAGGGACCAAAAGTTGTAGAAGCTTCCGTGACTGCATCCGAAACTGCTAAGCCGAATCTTTCTTATGATGTGATGAATTTATTCGATTCCAGATATGAATATGCTTGGGCTTCCGATAAAAAAGGTCCGGGAGTTGTGCTGGATTTTGATTTTAAGGAAACTCAAAAAATAAAATCTATCAAGATCTGGAATGGTTACCAAAGATCCGACAGACATTGCCAGACAAATGGAAGATTAAAAACGGCAACGATCACTGGAGATAACGGCTTTGAAGAAAAGATAGAAGTGGGGGATATCATGGGACCTCAGACTATCCAATTCTCCAAAACCTTCGAAGGCAAAAAATTAAAACTTAAAGTAGATTCTATTTATACTGGAAAAGATTATAAAGGTCTCGTTATCAGCGAGATCCGTTTTTCAGACGGAGACGATTGGATCCTACCGAATCCGATGGAACAAGTTAAGAAGATCGCTAAAAATAACTTTTTCCAATTCACTGCAGCTAACGTAGATAACGTTCTGAACTGGAGTTATGTAGGAGGAGAATATACTGGAGATATTCCTACTTCCGCAAATGTAAGTGTGGAACAACCTGCTCAACCAGCGGAAGCTCCGGCAGACGGAACTACAGGAGAAGAGCAAACTCCAGAATCCGGTCTTATCTCTTCTAATTGGACTTTAAGATTGAGATCCGACGGAAGCCTTTTTTTTGAAGGGAATACGACTGAGGCAGATGGATCCGGGCAGATCAATAAGAGTTTCTTCGCATTAGGAAATTATGAAGTAAAAGAAGCAAAGCCTGACGGTTTAAAACTTCGTATATTCGGTCTTGTGCGCAAAATGAGCCAAAGAGAGTACAATGAAGATTATTACGGCGGGGATTGCAATGGTTGCGGAAGGGACTGTAATAATAGTGAAGATTCGGAGAATGGAGAGAAAATTTTTCAAGAACAGATACTTCTTCGTAAATCCGGAAATAAACTTTTCATAAAAAACGAAAACCCAGGAAAAGTTTTTCAGTTTGCAACTTTGGAATTGGTTCAGGAATAA
- a CDS encoding LysR family transcriptional regulator, protein MEFRQIVYFLEISESGTFQKAASRLGLTQPALSKQIYLLEKELGVSVLERGGRSVRLTHEGEKFYQYSIRMKELWEEIREAFSKENELKGNYSISAGGTVSAWILPQILKEILKKRPGLSLSVREGDAGETKDAVLKGEVDLGILTGPISESSLNVLEFLSDRIFPVASKDHSIFLKKKIRIEDLKKQSFVLFHPGSALRKAVEKRIKSFSKEFGPKIAMELRSVESVIKSLEAGLGIGFLSEYSIGPNLKKIKFEEWNTERKFYLCYRKKSGPGLALLAEEILRSAKEWGSERGPSSL, encoded by the coding sequence ATGGAATTCAGGCAGATCGTTTATTTTCTGGAAATTTCGGAATCAGGCACATTCCAAAAGGCAGCGTCTCGTTTGGGATTAACACAGCCTGCGCTTTCCAAACAGATCTATCTTTTGGAAAAAGAATTAGGTGTAAGCGTTTTGGAAAGAGGAGGAAGGTCGGTTAGGCTCACCCATGAAGGCGAAAAATTTTACCAATATTCTATCCGAATGAAAGAATTATGGGAAGAGATACGAGAAGCTTTTTCCAAGGAGAATGAACTAAAAGGAAATTATTCCATCTCGGCAGGTGGAACAGTCTCTGCTTGGATCTTGCCTCAGATCTTAAAGGAGATCCTAAAAAAAAGACCGGGACTTTCTCTTTCGGTAAGAGAAGGAGATGCCGGAGAAACTAAAGACGCAGTTTTAAAAGGAGAAGTGGACCTGGGGATTCTTACCGGCCCGATCTCCGAATCTAGCCTGAATGTTCTGGAGTTTCTTTCCGATCGGATCTTTCCGGTAGCGTCCAAGGACCATTCCATTTTTCTAAAAAAGAAAATACGAATAGAAGATCTGAAAAAACAATCTTTCGTACTATTCCATCCGGGATCTGCGCTTAGGAAAGCGGTGGAGAAGAGGATAAAATCATTCTCCAAAGAATTCGGACCTAAGATAGCAATGGAACTTAGGAGTGTAGAATCAGTTATCAAGTCCTTGGAAGCTGGGCTTGGGATCGGATTTTTATCCGAGTATTCTATAGGTCCTAATCTCAAAAAAATAAAATTCGAAGAATGGAATACGGAGAGGAAATTCTATCTTTGTTATCGTAAAAAATCTGGACCGGGGCTCGCATTACTTGCCGAAGAAATTTTAAGATCCGCTAAAGAATGGGGATCGGAGAGAGGACCTTCTTCCCTTTGA
- the leuD gene encoding 3-isopropylmalate dehydratase small subunit, which produces MNPKIWTIHTGVPISIPREDIDTDQILPKQFMKLIDKKGFGKHLFHDWRYSDLEGNIPNPEFILNQDGFKNASVLVAGKNFGCGSSREHAPWALSDFGFRAILAPSFADIFSINSAKNGIALIRLKEEEISYLNEWVSKNPGNPIRINLENSEVQAGDKTFFFHLDSASVNRIRNGWDDIDITLKNAKEILDFEQKRKVERPFLEVYW; this is translated from the coding sequence ATGAACCCTAAAATTTGGACGATACATACTGGAGTTCCGATCTCTATCCCAAGAGAGGATATTGACACAGACCAAATCCTTCCTAAACAATTTATGAAATTGATCGATAAGAAAGGTTTTGGAAAACATCTATTTCACGATTGGAGATATTCCGACCTAGAAGGAAACATTCCAAATCCTGAATTCATTTTGAACCAAGATGGATTTAAGAATGCAAGTGTTCTTGTGGCAGGAAAAAATTTCGGCTGCGGCTCCAGTCGGGAACATGCTCCTTGGGCGCTTTCAGATTTCGGATTCAGAGCGATTTTGGCTCCTTCTTTTGCGGATATTTTCTCAATTAATTCTGCAAAGAACGGAATTGCGCTCATTCGTTTGAAAGAAGAAGAGATCTCTTATCTAAATGAATGGGTTTCTAAAAATCCAGGAAACCCTATTAGGATCAATCTGGAAAATTCAGAAGTGCAAGCGGGAGATAAAACATTCTTCTTTCATTTGGATTCCGCCTCCGTAAATCGGATCCGAAACGGCTGGGATGATATTGATATCACTCTGAAAAATGCAAAAGAGATCCTTGATTTCGAACAGAAACGCAAAGTAGAAAGGCCTTTTTTAGAAGTGTATTGGTGA
- the leuC gene encoding 3-isopropylmalate dehydratase large subunit has protein sequence MGQTLYDKIWESHRITENSDSESILYVDRHILHEVTSAQAFEGLRNKNRSIRRTDLTFGVVDHNVSTRDRKNRDAAGPVSRLQIDTMEKNCADFGIRLFGPEDPDQGIVHVLGPELGFTIPGSVIVCGDSHTATHGAFGALAFGIGTSEVEHVLATQTLKQAKTKSMLVRFIGKPGFGITAKDVVLELISKIGTSGGRGFTMEYKGEWIESLSMEGRMTLCNMSIEAGARASLIAPDQITFDYLKDRKLIPKGKTFDQAVEYWKTFFTDKDAVFDEIIELDISKIEPQVTWGINPSQSLSIGGVVPNPEEFQDTRAKETAWNALEYMGLKPGTPISEIKIDKVFIGSCTNSRIEDLRSAAEVAKGKKVHPGVQALVVPGSGSVKRQAESEGLDIIFKEAGFEWREPGCSLCLAMNDDVLKPGERCASTSNRNFEGRQGRGGRTHLVSPSMAAAAAVTGKFSDVRKLA, from the coding sequence ATGGGACAAACTCTATACGACAAAATTTGGGAAAGTCATCGGATCACCGAAAATTCGGACTCAGAGTCCATTTTATATGTAGATCGTCATATTCTTCATGAAGTGACTTCTGCCCAAGCGTTCGAAGGCTTAAGGAATAAGAATAGAAGTATAAGAAGGACAGATCTCACTTTCGGAGTGGTGGACCATAATGTTTCCACAAGAGATCGTAAGAACAGAGATGCTGCGGGACCTGTCTCCAGATTACAAATCGATACGATGGAAAAAAACTGTGCAGACTTCGGCATACGTCTTTTCGGTCCGGAAGATCCAGATCAAGGAATCGTGCATGTATTGGGTCCTGAGTTAGGATTTACCATCCCAGGTTCCGTAATTGTATGCGGAGATTCTCATACTGCAACTCATGGAGCATTCGGTGCATTGGCCTTCGGGATCGGAACAAGCGAAGTAGAACATGTGCTTGCGACACAAACTTTAAAACAGGCCAAAACAAAATCTATGTTAGTACGTTTTATTGGCAAACCCGGTTTTGGGATCACAGCCAAAGACGTGGTCTTAGAACTTATCTCTAAGATAGGCACCTCAGGTGGAAGAGGATTCACCATGGAATACAAGGGAGAATGGATAGAGTCACTTTCCATGGAAGGTCGAATGACTCTTTGTAATATGAGCATCGAAGCCGGAGCAAGAGCAAGCTTAATCGCACCGGATCAAATCACATTCGATTATTTGAAAGATAGAAAGCTGATCCCGAAAGGAAAAACTTTCGACCAAGCGGTAGAATATTGGAAAACATTCTTCACGGATAAAGACGCAGTATTTGATGAGATTATAGAATTAGATATTTCTAAAATAGAACCTCAGGTTACTTGGGGGATCAATCCTTCTCAGTCTTTATCGATCGGAGGCGTTGTTCCGAATCCCGAGGAATTCCAAGACACCCGAGCTAAAGAAACAGCTTGGAACGCTTTGGAATATATGGGTTTAAAACCGGGAACTCCGATCTCCGAGATCAAAATTGACAAGGTATTCATAGGATCTTGCACGAATTCAAGGATAGAAGACTTGAGATCCGCAGCAGAAGTTGCCAAAGGTAAAAAAGTCCATCCCGGAGTCCAGGCATTGGTTGTGCCAGGTTCCGGTTCCGTAAAACGTCAGGCGGAATCCGAGGGGTTGGATATAATTTTCAAAGAGGCAGGATTTGAATGGAGAGAGCCTGGTTGTTCCCTTTGCCTTGCGATGAACGATGATGTATTAAAACCAGGAGAAAGATGCGCTTCTACTTCTAACCGTAATTTTGAAGGAAGACAAGGCAGAGGAGGAAGAACTCATTTAGTAAGTCCTTCCATGGCGGCGGCCGCTGCGGTTACCGGAAAATTTTCAGATGTGAGGAAATTGGCATGA
- a CDS encoding lysophospholipid acyltransferase family protein: MSLTESIHDKITSPIVKIPDSALKTGIYDLTKEELGRRIELREGVSLRYVTPHNRRRWLLDRILFGSDLTFLYGYFRQIIIARQNALKGKFFDPRWIELSGGILDLIEGCEGKFQIENLENVVSPKGPVVFAGNHMSVLETFVFSYFLVPHRRVTYVVKESLIKGYFGPIMRSRDPIAVGRDNPREDLVKVLEEGVNLLKKGISIVVFPQSTRTRTFNPAEFNSIAVKLASRAGVPVVPFAIKTDFWENGRIWKDLGSLYRERKIHMKFGPQIDTKDSRKAQETLLNFVLANLKEWNVEILSEQK, encoded by the coding sequence GTGAGTTTAACAGAATCCATTCATGATAAGATCACATCACCTATAGTTAAGATCCCGGATTCAGCCCTAAAAACCGGGATCTATGACTTAACCAAGGAAGAATTGGGTCGTAGGATCGAACTAAGAGAGGGAGTGAGCTTGAGATATGTCACTCCTCACAACAGAAGAAGATGGCTCTTAGATCGAATCTTATTCGGCTCCGATCTTACTTTTTTGTACGGATATTTCCGCCAAATCATAATCGCAAGACAGAATGCTCTGAAAGGAAAATTTTTCGATCCTCGTTGGATAGAATTATCAGGCGGGATCTTAGACTTGATAGAAGGTTGTGAGGGAAAATTCCAAATAGAAAATTTAGAGAATGTTGTTTCTCCCAAGGGACCAGTGGTTTTTGCCGGTAACCATATGAGTGTTCTCGAAACTTTCGTTTTTTCTTATTTTTTAGTGCCTCATAGAAGGGTGACCTACGTAGTTAAAGAAAGTTTAATAAAGGGTTACTTCGGTCCTATCATGAGAAGTAGGGATCCGATCGCAGTAGGACGCGATAATCCGAGAGAAGATCTAGTAAAAGTATTGGAAGAAGGCGTAAATCTTCTGAAAAAAGGAATTTCCATCGTGGTGTTTCCTCAAAGCACAAGGACAAGGACATTTAATCCTGCAGAATTTAATTCTATCGCGGTTAAACTTGCTTCCAGAGCCGGGGTTCCTGTAGTTCCTTTTGCGATCAAAACCGATTTTTGGGAGAATGGTAGGATCTGGAAGGATCTAGGTAGCCTTTATAGGGAGAGAAAGATCCATATGAAGTTTGGTCCTCAGATCGACACTAAAGATTCCAGAAAAGCCCAGGAAACACTTTTGAATTTTGTATTAGCTAATTTAAAAGAATGGAATGTAGAAATTCTTTCCGAACAAAAATAA
- a CDS encoding glycosyl hydrolase family 67 yields the protein MLSLVDGSAPFFLESKEKHLNWSKAPLAHLEKSSLPSKKKHKRIRESFYKYAKRISKLGFNAISLDELCYLSERDFYPEDLKRKISSYRKKYKKLFKIASSQDLKVFITSDFFSINDSILAHTDGNLDKIVQLFKESLEDLFSNFAEISGIVLRIGESDGVDVTGDFRSKLLLKTPKQANSFLKEILPIFEKHNKILIFRTWTLGAYDIGDLIWNPKTYHKVFQDIQSKSLIISFKYGEGDFFRYLPINPLFFEDDKPKLLELQARREYEGFGEYPSFVGWMYEKYRSELLGKANIVGISVWTQTGGWSSFKNITFLKRSSYWNELNTFVSVQLFTKPERSLEDILLKFYGKKNADLFLEFLRLSEELILNLLYDPGFAIQSFYLHRVRIPPILHITWDKITVSDPFRFLYSILNPDPKESLRLGEEAFSKLSRMKKISEKLDLPYDFQFQKKTFRLILNARKLLYSENPALLAESKRLSKEYHRKYPKTFRFQFQASKSKPSPLIGFLLKLFLRNRSRYRLRDKISFHPVLRKIYYLVFLGIKNKLPDFINRQGMPVRELLQ from the coding sequence ATGCTCTCTCTTGTAGACGGATCTGCTCCTTTCTTCCTGGAATCCAAAGAAAAACATCTGAATTGGTCCAAAGCACCATTGGCTCATTTGGAAAAATCTTCCCTCCCTTCTAAGAAAAAACATAAAAGGATCAGAGAATCCTTTTACAAATACGCTAAAAGAATTTCTAAATTAGGATTTAATGCGATTAGTCTGGACGAACTTTGTTACCTTTCCGAAAGAGATTTTTATCCGGAGGATCTAAAGCGTAAGATCTCATCCTACCGCAAAAAGTATAAGAAATTATTCAAGATCGCTTCTTCCCAAGATTTAAAAGTATTTATCACGAGTGATTTTTTCTCTATCAATGATTCTATTCTGGCGCATACTGACGGAAATCTCGACAAGATCGTCCAACTTTTTAAAGAATCTTTAGAAGATCTATTTTCCAATTTTGCAGAAATTTCCGGAATAGTGCTCCGTATCGGTGAATCTGACGGAGTAGATGTTACAGGAGATTTCAGAAGTAAACTTCTCCTTAAAACTCCGAAACAGGCTAATTCATTTCTGAAGGAAATCCTACCTATTTTTGAAAAACATAATAAAATCTTGATATTCCGCACTTGGACCTTAGGAGCTTATGACATAGGAGATCTAATCTGGAATCCAAAGACATATCACAAGGTATTCCAAGATATACAAAGCAAATCCCTTATTATTTCCTTTAAATACGGGGAAGGTGACTTTTTTAGATATCTTCCGATCAATCCTTTATTTTTCGAAGACGATAAACCCAAACTTTTAGAATTACAGGCAAGAAGAGAATATGAAGGTTTCGGAGAATATCCAAGCTTCGTAGGATGGATGTATGAAAAATATAGATCCGAACTTTTAGGAAAAGCTAATATTGTAGGGATCAGTGTCTGGACTCAAACAGGAGGCTGGTCATCATTCAAGAATATCACTTTTTTAAAACGTTCTTCTTATTGGAATGAATTGAATACATTCGTTTCCGTTCAGTTATTTACAAAACCGGAAAGAAGTTTAGAAGATATACTTCTTAAATTCTACGGCAAAAAGAATGCGGATCTATTTTTAGAATTTTTACGCTTAAGTGAAGAATTGATCCTGAATCTTTTGTATGATCCTGGATTTGCCATACAAAGTTTTTATTTACATCGTGTTCGTATCCCACCCATACTTCATATTACCTGGGATAAGATCACAGTTTCCGATCCATTCCGGTTCTTATATTCCATTCTAAATCCGGATCCAAAAGAATCACTGAGATTAGGTGAGGAAGCATTCTCCAAACTTTCTCGTATGAAAAAGATCTCTGAAAAACTGGATCTACCTTACGATTTCCAATTCCAGAAAAAGACATTTCGGCTTATTCTAAACGCAAGAAAACTACTCTATTCCGAAAATCCAGCTTTATTAGCCGAATCCAAAAGACTCTCAAAAGAATACCATAGGAAATATCCTAAAACTTTTCGTTTCCAGTTCCAGGCATCCAAGTCCAAACCTTCCCCTTTGATAGGATTTCTACTGAAATTATTTTTGAGGAATAGAAGCCGCTATCGTCTACGCGACAAAATCTCGTTTCATCCGGTTTTGCGTAAAATCTACTATCTGGTATTTCTAGGGATCAAAAACAAACTCCCCGATTTTATCAACCGGCAGGGGATGCCAGTCAGAGAATTATTACAGTGA
- a CDS encoding enoyl-CoA hydratase-related protein produces MSDLPLITNIHEVAGGKIFQITMNRPEVHNAVNKEMADLFVEAWKTFQKDPELTVAVLHGAGDKAFCSGADLSGLDKMANLYLNKVEREEYAKNDPGPLGGSRIVQKKPVITVSHGYTYAGGLELFCHGHIRIAEPQAIFSVACRRWGVPLVDGGTVYLPRLLGWGSALPLILTGQRIRAERAYQLGLVWELVKKGKGLERAFSYATQLCKQPRDAMFADLNSALEGWNLPIQEALTVEARNTFPVMESKSTKEGVKRFLDGDRFWFR; encoded by the coding sequence ATGTCAGATCTTCCATTGATTACGAATATCCACGAAGTTGCGGGCGGTAAAATTTTTCAGATCACTATGAATCGACCTGAGGTTCATAATGCAGTGAATAAGGAGATGGCAGATCTGTTTGTGGAGGCGTGGAAAACTTTCCAGAAAGATCCGGAACTTACCGTGGCTGTTTTGCATGGAGCAGGCGATAAGGCATTTTGCTCCGGGGCAGATCTTTCCGGTTTGGATAAAATGGCTAATTTATATCTAAACAAAGTAGAAAGGGAAGAATATGCGAAGAATGATCCTGGCCCGTTGGGAGGATCAAGGATTGTTCAAAAAAAACCTGTGATCACTGTATCTCACGGTTATACATATGCAGGTGGTTTGGAATTATTTTGTCATGGCCATATTCGTATCGCAGAACCTCAGGCAATCTTTTCTGTTGCTTGTAGAAGATGGGGAGTTCCTCTAGTAGACGGAGGCACTGTATATCTTCCAAGATTACTTGGTTGGGGATCTGCATTACCATTGATACTCACTGGACAAAGGATCCGTGCAGAGAGGGCCTACCAACTAGGCTTAGTATGGGAACTTGTCAAAAAAGGAAAAGGTTTAGAAAGGGCATTTTCTTATGCGACGCAACTTTGCAAGCAACCTAGAGATGCAATGTTTGCAGATCTGAATTCCGCTTTGGAAGGTTGGAATCTACCTATACAAGAAGCATTAACCGTAGAGGCCAGAAATACTTTTCCAGTAATGGAAAGCAAAAGCACCAAAGAAGGTGTAAAACGTTTCTTAGATGGAGATCGTTTTTGGTTTCGTTAA
- the lsa20 gene encoding LIC11469 family lipoprotein adhesin Lsa20 — protein sequence MFKRVTLLLFVLSILSCEKEKSSDPSFSLNLSGKKGGVPVHIDWIYKGFPGEMKIYELASQRPVQLWDTNTVSDLNLAPVSNLIEGSKLVLGPGETRKFALVYKNETKEKLYFFAAPHSVNPPEFGFGFKFKCLCVNHLFQVDPGAVWYRIVEIRTMPNWISDPFQIVHTLVRVDPAQAKEWSNTGSHSHSDE from the coding sequence TTGTTTAAGAGAGTAACCCTTCTACTTTTCGTTTTGAGTATTCTATCTTGCGAAAAGGAAAAAAGTTCTGATCCTTCTTTTTCCCTGAATCTATCCGGGAAAAAGGGGGGAGTTCCAGTTCACATAGATTGGATCTATAAGGGTTTTCCCGGGGAGATGAAAATTTATGAACTGGCTTCCCAGAGGCCGGTTCAACTCTGGGATACCAATACTGTTTCAGATTTGAATTTGGCTCCGGTTTCTAATTTGATAGAAGGTTCAAAATTAGTTTTGGGTCCTGGAGAAACTCGCAAGTTTGCATTGGTATATAAGAACGAAACAAAAGAGAAGTTATACTTCTTTGCGGCTCCTCACTCAGTTAATCCCCCTGAATTCGGTTTTGGTTTTAAATTTAAATGTCTTTGTGTGAATCATTTATTCCAGGTGGATCCTGGCGCCGTTTGGTACAGGATCGTAGAAATACGCACAATGCCGAATTGGATTAGTGACCCGTTTCAGATCGTGCATACATTGGTGAGAGTGGATCCGGCTCAGGCAAAAGAATGGAGTAATACAGGATCACATTCCCATTCTGATGAATGA
- a CDS encoding Rrf2 family transcriptional regulator — protein sequence MSIPSRYSIAIHILSLIDRDGEEASSSQIMADSIGTNPVVVRNILGKLKKAGLVVSKQGVAGAKLARSPEEIQLLQIYKAVETEAPLFSIHDKPNPKCPVGKKIQTTLTGIFQEAQSALEAKLGEFHLSDVLFQLDSEKKKRA from the coding sequence ATGTCGATTCCAAGCAGATATTCTATAGCGATCCATATTCTTTCCTTGATCGACAGGGATGGAGAAGAAGCCAGTTCTTCTCAAATTATGGCGGATAGTATAGGGACCAATCCGGTTGTAGTCCGAAACATCCTGGGAAAACTAAAAAAGGCTGGTCTCGTTGTTTCCAAACAAGGAGTGGCCGGGGCAAAACTTGCCAGATCTCCAGAGGAGATCCAACTTTTGCAGATCTATAAGGCAGTGGAAACGGAAGCCCCCTTATTCTCGATTCATGACAAGCCGAATCCGAAATGCCCTGTTGGTAAAAAGATACAAACTACTTTGACCGGAATTTTCCAAGAAGCTCAATCCGCTCTCGAAGCAAAACTGGGCGAATTCCATCTTTCCGATGTGCTATTCCAATTGGATTCTGAAAAGAAAAAGCGGGCGTAA
- a CDS encoding alpha/beta hydrolase — translation MKKIFKRVSIGLGAVLIAYLGIYYATFPKYEFHPKADLTQSFDSFYKSKLEETKSLHGRPGSEEKLIRYSPGKTEYAILYIHGFGASRAEGEETVDKISASLKANTYYLRLPGHGTNNEDHRDTPFTEYLRVAEESLLMMDKLGNQTILMGTSMGGLISVYLAGKYPDKIKDLVLFSPFFDFAVPLGKIFFYPGGMTFGEIIQGKIRKSPPKTADDGIGEHYYEHWYKDQYLSAIQHVSNATKFVLSQHSFEKIKVPTLLVYYYKDKEHQDKTASVDAMLKGFDQIGGDNPNPLNTKAKIEEGSHVLTSKHVFSDKEKVKKEVLDFLHKTGVK, via the coding sequence ATGAAAAAAATATTCAAACGGGTTTCGATCGGCCTAGGTGCAGTGCTTATCGCCTATTTGGGGATCTATTACGCTACATTTCCCAAATACGAATTCCATCCCAAAGCGGACTTAACTCAAAGTTTCGACTCGTTTTATAAAAGTAAATTAGAAGAAACCAAATCACTCCACGGTAGACCAGGCTCGGAAGAAAAACTGATCCGCTACTCTCCCGGTAAAACGGAATATGCAATTCTTTACATACATGGTTTCGGCGCGTCCCGCGCAGAAGGAGAAGAGACTGTAGATAAAATTTCCGCCTCTCTCAAGGCGAATACTTACTACTTAAGACTTCCCGGTCATGGAACAAACAACGAAGATCATAGAGATACTCCTTTCACGGAGTATCTTCGTGTGGCGGAAGAAAGTCTATTAATGATGGATAAATTAGGAAATCAAACTATACTGATGGGAACCAGTATGGGCGGTTTGATCTCCGTTTATTTGGCCGGAAAATATCCGGATAAGATCAAGGACCTGGTATTATTCTCCCCATTTTTCGATTTTGCGGTTCCCTTGGGTAAAATATTCTTTTATCCGGGAGGAATGACATTTGGAGAAATTATCCAAGGGAAGATCAGAAAGTCTCCTCCTAAAACGGCGGACGACGGGATTGGAGAACATTATTACGAACATTGGTATAAGGACCAGTATTTATCCGCGATCCAACATGTAAGTAACGCAACCAAATTTGTTCTCAGCCAACATAGTTTCGAGAAGATCAAGGTCCCTACTCTATTAGTATATTATTATAAGGACAAGGAACATCAAGACAAAACGGCAAGCGTCGACGCAATGCTGAAAGGTTTTGATCAGATCGGAGGAGATAATCCCAATCCACTGAATACAAAGGCTAAAATTGAAGAAGGAAGCCATGTATTAACTTCTAAACATGTATTCTCCGATAAGGAGAAGGTCAAAAAAGAGGTTTTAGACTTCTTACATAAGACCGGAGTAAAATAA